Sequence from the Burkholderiales bacterium genome:
CCAGCCGCCGGTCTGCCACCGGCGAATTTATTTTTTTGTTCCTTCGCACTGAATTGGAACTCCAGCGGGGACGCGCTAAACGCGACTTCGTCGAAATTATTCCGCAAATTCTTTACCGCGCCTTCCGCCCCCACACCTGCGCAACGGTATACATAGTGAACGACGTGTCGGGCTTGCGTAAATGGCTGCGGCATTCCGCGAGAACGTTTGGCAATTCCCTTTCGCTTAAGAGTCCGAGCCTGACCACTGTGCCGCGCAAGGATTCAATGATTGACGGCAGATAGTCGACCAATGGGTCCACTGAGCGAACGCCGACGAGGAACGGCCGGTACTGGACGTCTTCGAGGCCCGCTTTTCGAACCATGGCGTAGAGCCGCTTCGCCAATTGCAAATCGGTGCCCACGCCGCTGAACGCGCCGACAAGCGCCGCCTTCAATCGCTCCCAGGCGGGATGCGGCGGGTAACAATTAAGCGTCGAGGCATCCGGCTCCTGCAGGGCAACGATGCCGCCCGGTCGCGCCAGGCGGATTGCCTCCTGCAGCAGGCGTTCGGGGCCGCCGGCGGTGCTTGCAATGAAGCGCATGTGGACAAGGTCAAAACTGCCGGCGGGCAAATCCGACCCATAGGCGTCCCCTTGGCGGAACTCGACATTTTTCGGCGCACCGGCGCGCGCGACGTCCAGGAACCCCGCATTCATGTCGAGACCGAGCACACGCCCGTTGGCGCCAACACGCCTGCTCAGCAGATCGGTGATGCCGCGGGGGCCGCACCCGATGTCGAGGCACGACCAGCCTTCTTTTACGCCGATGCGGTCCAGCATCACTTCGGTGTCGGGAGCCATTGCGGCACCTTGCAGATACAGGCGCTCAATTTCACCAGCGCGGTTTTCGATCGGGTAATTGCCTGAATACGAGTTGGACATGTTAATTCCCAACGGTGCCGTGGAAAGGACGCGTACCGAAAAAGATAGGTTCCGGCCTGAGCGCTTCTTTTTAGCGACTTTTTCTTGGCGAGGCAAGAAAATGTCATTAGCTGCCGGTCTGCCGCCGGCGACTTTTCTGTCCCGTCTTCCTGAATGGGCCGTCCTAGCGCGGCTTAATAAGCTATACGGGTCGGCTGCGTATGCCGTGAGCCAGGTGAAAGGGCCGCGTTAACTCCGGTAGCGCAGCGCGTCGACCAGCAGCGCAAACGCCGGCGAGGACTGGCGCCGGCTTGGATAGTACAGATGGTAGCCTGAATACGGAGGGCACCAGTCCTCAAGCACCCGCTTGAGACGGCCTGCGGCAAGATGCGGCTGCGCAAGGTCCTCCGGCACATAGGCCAAGCCGAATCCCGCCAGCGCTGCATTGAGCATCTGGGCAGTGCCGTTGAAGATGAGCTGGCCTTCGACACGCACCTTCAGTTCGCGTTTGCCTTTTTCGAATTCCCAGGCGTACAAGCCGCCATAGGTCGGTAGCCGCAGATTAATGCAATTGTGACCGGTCAGGTCCTGTGGCTTCTTCGGGAGGGATCGCTTGGTGAAATACGACGGGGTGCCGACGACCGCGACGCGCATATCCGGCCCAATGCGGACTGCGATCATGTCCTTCGCCACTTGTTCGCCGGACCGCACGCCGGCGTCATAGCGCTGCGCGACGATGTCGGTCAGGCCATAGTCGATAATGATCTCGACCTTGATGTCCGGATACTGCGGCAGGAATTTCGCAAGTTTCGGCCAGAGGATCGTGTCGGCCGCGTGATCGGTGGCCGTGATCCGAATGGTGCCGGCGGGCTTCTCCCGAAGCTCGCTCAGGGCTTCCAGCTCGGCCTCGATCTCCTCAAAGCGGGGGCCCGCAGTCAGAAGCAGGCGTTCGCCCGCCTCGGTCGGGGAGACGCTGCGCGTGGTGCGGGTCAGGAGCCTGAGGCCCAGCCTCGCTTCCAGCCCACGGATGGTATGGCTCAACGCCGATTGCGAAACCCCGAGCTTTGCAGCCGCCTTGGTGAAGCTCCGGTCTCGCGCTACAGCGAGAAAGGCGAGCAGGTCATGGACGTTCGCGCGCTGCATTTATGAACAAATCTCATAGGTTCATGCGAATTGTACCATCTAATCATTTGCCGCCGCCGCCGCTACACTATTCTCATGCGCAGTCGAAAGATAAGCGACCGCTTGAATCAGACGAGGAGATTAGCAATGGACATTCAACGAAGCGGATCACAGCCCTCAGCCAAAGGGCCGGCCGAGTACTTCACCGGCACTGTACGCATTGACTCTCTGTTCCAGGCACCCGAGCCGGCACGCGTGCGCGGCGCCAGCGTCACGTTCGAGCCTTGCGCCCGCACCGCATGGCACACCCACCCGCTGGGCCAAACCCTGATCGTGACCTCCGGCTGCGGGCTGGTACAAAGCTGGGGCGGCCCGATCAAAGTGATTCGACCGGGTGACGTGATCTGGTGCCCGCCACGTGAAAAGCATTGGCATGGCGCGATGCCGACCACCGCTATGACCCATATCGCCATTCAGGAGGCGCTTGACGGCAAGGTGGTCGACTGGATGGAGAAGGTCAGCGAGGAACAATATCAGGCCGGATTAAGGACAGAAGAATAGGAAACAAGCGCCGAACGAAGGGTTGCGCGAATTGCAGGAAAGACCAATGCCTCACGTTATCGTAAAACTCTGGCCCGGAAAATCCAAGCAGCAGAAGACTCGACTTGCCGAAAAAATTGTCAAAGACGTAATGAACGTCTTCAACTACGGAGAAGAGTCAGTTTCGGTAGCCATGGAAGAACTCAAACCGGAGGATTGGGTTGAGAAGGTCTATAAGCCGGATATTCTTAACAGTCGGGGGACGTTATACAAGAAACCGGGATACAACCCATTTGAATAGCACAGTCATCGACAAGCGAATCACATGCGACACAAAACTTAATCTCAAAGGAGTAGGAACAATGCAAAAGCGCAAACTTGGAAAAAGCAAACTGGAAGTCTCGGCTCTCGGGCTGGGCTGCATGGGGATGAGCTTTTCCTACGGTCCACCCAAAGACAAGCAGGAGATGACCTCACTGATTCGGTCGGCCGTCGAACGCGGCGTTACGTTCTTTGACACCGCTGAAGTGTACGGGCCGTTCACCAATGAAGAGCTCGTCGGCGAAGCGCTCGCTCCGTTCCGTAAGCAAGTGGTGATCGCCACCAAGTTCGGTTTCGATCTGAGTGGCAGCGATAATCGGCCGGGAGCGGCAGGTCTGAATAGTCGGCCCGAACATATCAAGCAGGCCGTCGAGGGCTCACTCAAGCGACTTCGAGTGGAGAGCATCGAACTGTTGTATCAGCATCGGGTTGACCCGAACGTGCCGATCGAAGACGTGGCTGGAACGGTGAAGGAGTTGATTCACGCAGGCAAGGTGAAGCACTTTGGACTTTCTGAAGCAGGTGTGCAAACGATCCGCCGCGCACACGCAGTCCAGCCGGTCACTGCGGTCCAGAGCGAATACTCGCTGTGGTGGAGACGCCCTGAAGCCGAAGTCCTTCCGACCCTCGAGGAACTCGGGATTGGCTTTGTTCCCTATAGTCCGCTGGGAAAGGGCTTCCTGACGGGGAAGATCAACGAAAACACAACGTTCGACAGTTCCGACTTCCGCAGCACTCTTCCTCGCTTTACGCCGGAGGCGCGGAAAGCGAATCAGGCATTGATTGATCTGCTTCAAAAGATTGCAGTACGAAAGAAGGCTTCGCCGGCTCAGATCGCGCTCGCTTGGCTGCTTGCCCAGAAGCCCTGGATCGTTCCAATTCCCGGCACCACCAAGCTGAATCGCCTGGATGAGAACATTGGAGCCGCGTCGATCCAACTGACGCCCCAAGACCTGAGAGATATCGATGCCGCGGCGTCGAAAATCACGGTCGAAGGTGCTCGCTATCCAGAACGCCTGGAGCAAATGACCAATCGCTGAGCGGCCGTCATGGCAAGCAGGCGTCAGGATTATGGGCAAAAATATTGCGGGACGGCGGTCAAGTCTTTAATGTCAAACTATCCATTCCTGATCTAATCCCGTTGTCCAACATCGATCATTCAAGTATCAAGACCTGAACGCTTCGTCATTGCGTGGAGTCCGCTGTGAGATGCAACTCTCCCGCCGGCAAATTTTATTTTTCTGTCCCGTCGCCCTGAATGGGGACACCAGCGGCTGCGCGCGCGCGTTCAATGCGCTCTACGGTCATCGGGTGCGTTGCAAGAAAAGTCAGGTTGCGCCGCCGGCCCTCATGTTTTTGAGTCATGAGCCGCTCCATGATCGTTGCAAAGGCCAAAGGCGAGTAGCCGCGCTGCTTGAGCAGCTGGAAAGCATAGTCATCGGCCTCGCTTTCGAATTGGCGCGAGTACCGGGCTTGCGCTACCAAAACCGGGAACCCGGTTACTGCGGCGCTTAAGGTAGCGGCGTCGCCGGTAAGCGTTGCAGCGACTACGGCAACGACCGAACTCTGCAGGATGTTGCGCAGGGTATGCCGCAGCTCGACATGTCCAATTTCGTGGGCCAGCACGGCAAGGACTTCTTCCTTGGACTGCGCCAGCCTTACCATATCGTCGGTAATAACAATCGTGCCGCCGGGCAAAGCAAAAGCGTTCGGGCCAACAGACGATTCCCGAAATTCGAGGCGGTAATAGCGCTCCATCGGCAATCCGCGATAAAGCCCCGCAAAACCCTTGAGAATTACAGTTTGTGTCCTTGCGTCAAGCTTCGTTGGCTGGAACCATTTATTGTGGTCAAGCCAGGCCAGGGATTGTTCGCCAAGCCCGCGTTCTGTCGCGATCGGCACCTGCTGCGCGATCCGCTCGGCCGCGATGGGCAACGCATAGAAATAACCCGCCAGCACCGTGCTAATGATGATCGCGACGCAGGCAATGGCTACACCCCAGCGCTGCTCAAGCCAGGCAACCGCACCTTCCGATCGCACTTCCTGCGGCAGGAAGTTCAGAACAGCATTGTCGGGGCATTGCAACTGTCCGCCGTTGGGCAACGCAATAAAGCGGTCGGCTTGCCCCACGCGCGGCGAAACGCGCAAGCTGTTCAATCCGCATTTTTCTGAAACCTGAGCACCGATCACCGCTATTTCGTTCTTTGCCAAAATGATCGTGACAGGCGAGCCGATCGGCTGACGGCCGTCATAGTATTGTCCTTGCACCGTCGCGCGGAACGCGCTCATAGCGAAAGATCCAGGTCAAAAAATTCGCCGACTTCAGCACCGGCGGCGAGTACGGCCGGCGCGGAGCCGCCGGTGAATTCGGTGAGTTTGCCTTCCAGCATGACACGCATGTTGTCGATCCGGTATTTGAGGGTGCGCATCACTGCCCAGGGAATAAGTAGCCCGAGCGAAGCGATAATGCCGAAGGCATTCGCCGTGTACAATTTCGCCATGCCGCGAGCTTGCAGCGTGGATTGGAAACGAAGCGGTCCCAGACGAATATTGTTCCAAATAATATTGCCGGTGCGCGCCTGCACATAGGCATACGCGAGCACGTAAGCGGCGTAGGCCAGAACTACAATCAGGACGCCGGCGTATTTGGCGTTTTTCAGCCACACGGCAAGCCCGCTGCCGGCAAAGATGACGATAAAAAGGAGACCAAAGATTATCAGCGCGGCGACAAAGTAAATTTTGAAAAGCTGTTTGCCCGTCAATGCGAGATCACCATCTCGGCTGCCAAAGCGGGTATGCGCAGCGATATAGCGTTTGAACCGCGCTGTCCACCAAGGAAACGCCAGACCCAATGTAATGAGCAGGAGAAGTCCACGCAGATATAGGATCTTGAACACGTCCCAATAGCCGCCGTTAAAACTAAACGTCATATTGCGAAACGCTGAATAGCGCGCATTGAACGCCGCCGAGCGCACGATAACCCACGGCGCCAAACCTGCGACCGCCAAGAGCACAAAAGGCAAGGTCGAAAGAAAAAAATGGCTGGAGATGTAGTAAGCCAGGAACAGTATCACCGCGACAATTCGCCCCTTGAGTATGGGAAGCGGCTGGCCGAGATATTGGAATGGCGTGCCGTCAATCACGGTACTGGCGTAGAAATAGCGCTTTTTGCGCACCTTCGCCCATGCCGAAAATATTCCGAAGGTGAGGAGCGTCAAACAGAGGTTCACGGCCCAGATGCGAAAATACTCCCAGGCAGAACCGCGAAACTCCAATTTCAATTCCCGCGGCCGCTCAACGCCACCCGAACCCGGTTTGAGGGGCGGAGTGCTTTCCTGCGGAATATCCACGAGCTCCAGAGGCATTCGCTTAAAACGCTAACCGGGGCAAGCTTGGTTGTGCCGGTTTTCCCTTATTTCATATCCGTCCGGCAAGGATGCGACAGACTAGTCCTTTTTGTTTGACCTGACAATTAAACCTGGCTTCTGCGGCCCAGCACAGCGAACGCGGGAGAACTCGGCGAGCACTGTTTAGCCCCGCCCCGTCACTCGGTTGACAAAAAACGGCAGTAGACCCGGGTCCTGCCGCAATGTGCCTCATACCCTATCGAACATAAATGCCTTTTTAGGCCGGAATTCATGGCATACGGGTTGCTTTAGTTATTCGCGAACAGCTTAACAGTCAGTCGGAGTAGATACATGCGACTACGTAGCCCAAGAGATAGGCGCACAAGGAGCGTACGGGGTGTGACCGGGTATGACCGGCGCAAACGTCAGCGCCGCGCGCCATTTGGTGCTGCCGTGGCGTTTGCACCAACACATCCGCGTGAATACTCGGGGCTGAGCGCAGACTATTCGCATTTTTCTATCTTCAGACGACCGAAGTGAAATCCACCGAGAAAGGCGCGCACTCCGATTACGAATATCTTTCGGAACGGCTAGATCAATAACCTGAGCGGAAAAATTTGCCGTTTTCCGTCTTGGAGGGCGCAAGTCTTTTGAGCCGGTCATAATCTCCGCCCCGAATTTGTGACAAATATCATAGCGTTGCTGTATGCTTTGTTGAGAGTATCAATGTCGGTATACATATTGCTCTGGGTTTATGACAGGCGATCGGTTATATATTTTCGCCGGTCAAAAGTTGGGTAAGGAGGCTAACTGTGTCTTCATTATTTGCCATCGTAGTCGTGTGCGGAATCGTATGGGCGCTGTGGTCCGAGGCTGTTTTGCAGCTTCGCGATAGACAGATGCGGTACGCTGACAACGCCGATTTTGTTGAACATCTTCGCGCTGAAGAGCGCGCTTATAATAAAGAAGCTAGATTTGCCATTACTGGGGCAATCATCGGGTTGTTCTTCGGTATCGCAGGCTTCGGCGGGCCAATTTCCGGCGTCATTTTGGGCGCAATTCTTGGCTGGACACTGAGTCTCTTGGCCGTTAAAGCAGCCCGATAAATTCCCAACAACACGCTGCAACCGAAATACTCTGTTCGCGAACGCACGGCTGAGGTAAACGAGTAGTTAAGTCTTGAAGCTGAAATTCCCGTCCCTGATTTGATCAAGCTGCTCACCATCGAGCATTCAGGATTCGTAATTAGCTCGACGCTATTCCGCGATGTCTTGTTTCTTCTGCATGAATTCTTCCCGATTGATTTCCCCGCGAGCATAACGCTCCTTGAGGATTTCGGGCGGCGTTTTCTGCGCAGCTTGATGTGCTGATGATTTGCCCAAGTTAGCCAGCCATCGGATGAGCGCGACAATAATCACAATAATCAGGAGAATGGAAACCCAGAACAACAACATGCCGATGATGCCCATGCTTATCCAGCCCGAACCCCAGTCAAAGCTCCACGTATGTCCCCACACAGCAGCTCTCCTTCCATCACTGTTAAATCAATCTGCTAACCATCATCGAATCGCGCACTTTATTCTGCAGCTCCTCTAAGTTCTAATTGCTTCCCATCATTCCTCCGGCATAAGATTATATCGGTGCCGCTCTTGTTGCTTGGAGGCTCGCAAGTTACATTTATCCCGAGATGAACGTGAAAAAGCTCCTGATGGCTTTGATCACACTGGGGTCCTTGTGTTTGTCCGGATCTGCATATGAGCAGATGGGTACGGTGGACGGAAGAAACATGATGAACATGTCAGTTCTCCGGCATCAATTTGTCATGCAGCACGGGATTGACCCGAAATATGCTTCTTTAACGAACCCGTTAAAGCCGACTGCCCGCAATATCAATGACGGGGAAAAACTTTACGACCAGAACTGTGCAGCTTGTCACGGAGCAACCGGGTTGGGAGACGGCGAGGCTGGAAAAAACTTGAACCCTCCGCCCTCGAATATTGCCGCGCTTAGCACTATGCCTATGACGACTGATGGATACCTTTACTGGACGATCGCAGAAGGCGGAGTGCCGTTGGGGACGGCCATGCCGCCATTCAAAGGCACGCTCAAAGAAAACCAAATTTGGAAGATCATAATTTATTTGCGTGAGTTATAAGCAGCCAAAAAACCGCTTCAACTCGCACGTGTGCGCGGGTTAAGCGCTGTCAATCCAGCCGCACGAATTCCCCCCAGCTGCGGTTTACCTCCAGCGAATTTGGGTTTTTTTCGTCGTTCTTGCCCTATTTCCGAGGGCGCCGCTAGTCCGTGGTATAGCCTTTGATCTCGGTTTCGGTGAGTCGCTTTTGCTCTTCCATGACCAGATTCGCCAGTTCTTTTTTCAGCGTGTTGAATTCTGCGCTCGCGGTATCGCGCGGACGCGGCATCGCAATGCGCACGTCGCGCTTGATGGTGCCGGGCCGGTAGGTCATTACCGCCACGCGGTCGGCGAGATAAACGGACTCCTCGATGCTGTGAGTAACGAAGACGATCGTTTTCCGGTACTCATCCCAGATGCGCAGCAGTTCGTCCTGCAAGGTGCGGCGGGTGAGCGCGTCGAGCGCTCCGAACGGTTCATCCATCAGCATGATGGGCGAATCGAGCGCCAGTACGCGGGCGATCGCCACGCGCTGACTCATGCCACCCGAGAGGTCCTTGGGAAAACGCTCGCGAAATTCGTATAGGTTGAATTTGCGCAGCAATGCGTCAACCTTGCCGTTCATTTCCGCTTTGGGTAGACCTTTTATCTCGAGGCCGAAGCGGATATTTTGCGTCACTGTCATCCACGGGAACAGAGCATATTCCTGAAACACCATGCCGCGGTCCGGGCCCGGAAACTTCGCGGCGTCCGCGCTGCCGTTGATTGCAATGCGGCCACTGGTCGGGGGCGAAAAGCCGGCGATGGCATTGAGCAAGGTCGATTTACCGCAGCCCGACGGCCCGAGAAGACAAACGAATTCGCCTTTCCCGATATCGAGATTAATATTTTTCAGCGCAACGATTTCCCCACCCGGGACTGGAAAGCCCTTGTTGACGTTTTCAATATGGATGAACATTGCGATCCGCTAAGTTTGGTCGATGCCGCGGTGCCATTTGAGCAGCCAGTTGTTCAGGCCGTTCATGAAGAAGTCGATACCGAGTCCAAGCAATCCGATGGTGAACATGCCCGCGATGATCTTGTCCGACCACAGGTACTCGCGCGCTTCCGTTATGCGGTAGCCCAAGCCGTTATTGACCGCGATCA
This genomic interval carries:
- a CDS encoding methyltransferase domain-containing protein produces the protein MSNSYSGNYPIENRAGEIERLYLQGAAMAPDTEVMLDRIGVKEGWSCLDIGCGPRGITDLLSRRVGANGRVLGLDMNAGFLDVARAGAPKNVEFRQGDAYGSDLPAGSFDLVHMRFIASTAGGPERLLQEAIRLARPGGIVALQEPDASTLNCYPPHPAWERLKAALVGAFSGVGTDLQLAKRLYAMVRKAGLEDVQYRPFLVGVRSVDPLVDYLPSIIESLRGTVVRLGLLSERELPNVLAECRSHLRKPDTSFTMYTVAQVWGRKAR
- a CDS encoding LysR family transcriptional regulator: MQRANVHDLLAFLAVARDRSFTKAAAKLGVSQSALSHTIRGLEARLGLRLLTRTTRSVSPTEAGERLLLTAGPRFEEIEAELEALSELREKPAGTIRITATDHAADTILWPKLAKFLPQYPDIKVEIIIDYGLTDIVAQRYDAGVRSGEQVAKDMIAVRIGPDMRVAVVGTPSYFTKRSLPKKPQDLTGHNCINLRLPTYGGLYAWEFEKGKRELKVRVEGQLIFNGTAQMLNAALAGFGLAYVPEDLAQPHLAAGRLKRVLEDWCPPYSGYHLYYPSRRQSSPAFALLVDALRYRS
- a CDS encoding cupin domain-containing protein — protein: MDIQRSGSQPSAKGPAEYFTGTVRIDSLFQAPEPARVRGASVTFEPCARTAWHTHPLGQTLIVTSGCGLVQSWGGPIKVIRPGDVIWCPPREKHWHGAMPTTAMTHIAIQEALDGKVVDWMEKVSEEQYQAGLRTEE
- a CDS encoding tautomerase family protein, which gives rise to MPHVIVKLWPGKSKQQKTRLAEKIVKDVMNVFNYGEESVSVAMEELKPEDWVEKVYKPDILNSRGTLYKKPGYNPFE
- a CDS encoding aldo/keto reductase translates to MQKRKLGKSKLEVSALGLGCMGMSFSYGPPKDKQEMTSLIRSAVERGVTFFDTAEVYGPFTNEELVGEALAPFRKQVVIATKFGFDLSGSDNRPGAAGLNSRPEHIKQAVEGSLKRLRVESIELLYQHRVDPNVPIEDVAGTVKELIHAGKVKHFGLSEAGVQTIRRAHAVQPVTAVQSEYSLWWRRPEAEVLPTLEELGIGFVPYSPLGKGFLTGKINENTTFDSSDFRSTLPRFTPEARKANQALIDLLQKIAVRKKASPAQIALAWLLAQKPWIVPIPGTTKLNRLDENIGAASIQLTPQDLRDIDAAASKITVEGARYPERLEQMTNR
- a CDS encoding M48 family metallopeptidase; this translates as MSAFRATVQGQYYDGRQPIGSPVTIILAKNEIAVIGAQVSEKCGLNSLRVSPRVGQADRFIALPNGGQLQCPDNAVLNFLPQEVRSEGAVAWLEQRWGVAIACVAIIISTVLAGYFYALPIAAERIAQQVPIATERGLGEQSLAWLDHNKWFQPTKLDARTQTVILKGFAGLYRGLPMERYYRLEFRESSVGPNAFALPGGTIVITDDMVRLAQSKEEVLAVLAHEIGHVELRHTLRNILQSSVVAVVAATLTGDAATLSAAVTGFPVLVAQARYSRQFESEADDYAFQLLKQRGYSPLAFATIMERLMTQKHEGRRRNLTFLATHPMTVERIERARAAAGVPIQGDGTEK
- a CDS encoding YjgN family protein → MPLELVDIPQESTPPLKPGSGGVERPRELKLEFRGSAWEYFRIWAVNLCLTLLTFGIFSAWAKVRKKRYFYASTVIDGTPFQYLGQPLPILKGRIVAVILFLAYYISSHFFLSTLPFVLLAVAGLAPWVIVRSAAFNARYSAFRNMTFSFNGGYWDVFKILYLRGLLLLITLGLAFPWWTARFKRYIAAHTRFGSRDGDLALTGKQLFKIYFVAALIIFGLLFIVIFAGSGLAVWLKNAKYAGVLIVVLAYAAYVLAYAYVQARTGNIIWNNIRLGPLRFQSTLQARGMAKLYTANAFGIIASLGLLIPWAVMRTLKYRIDNMRVMLEGKLTEFTGGSAPAVLAAGAEVGEFFDLDLSL
- a CDS encoding SHOCT domain-containing protein — its product is MWGHTWSFDWGSGWISMGIIGMLLFWVSILLIIVIIVALIRWLANLGKSSAHQAAQKTPPEILKERYARGEINREEFMQKKQDIAE
- a CDS encoding c-type cytochrome, translating into MNVKKLLMALITLGSLCLSGSAYEQMGTVDGRNMMNMSVLRHQFVMQHGIDPKYASLTNPLKPTARNINDGEKLYDQNCAACHGATGLGDGEAGKNLNPPPSNIAALSTMPMTTDGYLYWTIAEGGVPLGTAMPPFKGTLKENQIWKIIIYLREL
- a CDS encoding ABC transporter ATP-binding protein; translated protein: MFIHIENVNKGFPVPGGEIVALKNINLDIGKGEFVCLLGPSGCGKSTLLNAIAGFSPPTSGRIAINGSADAAKFPGPDRGMVFQEYALFPWMTVTQNIRFGLEIKGLPKAEMNGKVDALLRKFNLYEFRERFPKDLSGGMSQRVAIARVLALDSPIMLMDEPFGALDALTRRTLQDELLRIWDEYRKTIVFVTHSIEESVYLADRVAVMTYRPGTIKRDVRIAMPRPRDTASAEFNTLKKELANLVMEEQKRLTETEIKGYTTD